A single Garra rufa chromosome 9, GarRuf1.0, whole genome shotgun sequence DNA region contains:
- the erfl1 gene encoding ETS domain-containing transcription factor ERF-like — MDCNCVSDLLLTPPVPTLWTPGIAFPDWAYKPESSPGSRQIQLWHFILELLQKEEYQGVIAWQGDYGEFVIKDPDEVARLWGIRKCKPHMNYDKLSRALRYYYNKRILHKTKGKRFTYKFNFSKVVLVNYPLLDMASSPFLLAQNHFNGGAATPDCSPVTPEALQSLFPRLPESGRGPSLFERSTAAPGPDGELVSVPCFSISPTGAPCYSKPPSLLGPYQRNPSFDYPWGFNPYLPGAFSLNNCPKLPPGSLYSSHFYPNPLQSSLSQLSHPFSSLLPPGDTTGAERGQTGGTNGSAGSQPPRLCIPPYPGSLPLGRTELGSTGVGDRERGETNAVITSGGLGLGLGLGGVGLGSGGGGRQSPSERRKGVKQDPESDSELEITDLSDCSSENENEPDFSLGKEPGLGGRSHLLEAKSGGLGGVLPPLSSLPPPVSPHPLKSLGPLTPPPSSLPSSLSPSLTMVDRHRETETLKLAHS, encoded by the exons GCATCGCCTTCCCAGACTGGGCCTATAAGCCAGAATCAAGCCCAGGCTCCAGGCAGATCCAGCTGTGGCACTTCATCCTGGAGCTGCTGCAGAAGGAGGAATACCAGGGGGTGATTGCCTGGCAGGGAGACTATGGTGAATTTGTGATCAAAGACCCAGATGAGGTGGCAAGACTGTGGGGCATTCGGAAGTGCAAACCTCACATGAACTACGACAAGCTCAGCCGAGCGCTTAG GTACTACTACAACAAACGAATTTTGCACAAAACTAAAGGCAAGCGCTTCACCTACAAGTTTAACTTCAGTAAGGTGGTTCTGGTGAATTATCCACTGCTGGACATGGCTAGCTCTCCATTCCTGCTGGCTCAGAACCACTTCAATGGAGGAGCAGCAACACCAGATTGCAGCCCTGTCACACCCGAG GCCCTTCAGTCTTTATTCCCTCGTTTGCCTGAATCAGGTCGAGGGCCCTCTCTGTTTGAGCGCAGTACAGCGGCCCCAGGGCCTGATGGGGA ACTGGTTTCCGTTCCATGTTTTTCAATTTCTCCCACAGGGGCTCCTTGTTACTCCAAACCTCCATCCCTGTTGGGTCCTTACCAACGGAACCCCTCTTTTGACTACCCCTGGGGCTTCAACCCCTACCTCCCAGGGGCCTTTTCTCTGAACAATTGTCCCAAATTGCCCCCAGGCTCCCTCTACTCCTCACATTTCTATCCCAACCCGCTCCAATCCAGCCTGTCTCAGCTGTCACACCCCTTCTCTTCGCTCTTACCCCCGGGAGACACGACCGGGGCAGAACGCGGTCAAACGGGAGGAACGAACGGCTCTGCAGGCAGTCAGCCTCCAAGACTCTGCATCCCACCGTACCCAGGGAGCTTGCCGCTGGGACGGACTGAGCTGGGGAGTACGGGTGTAGGCGACCGGGAAAGAGGTGAGACCAATGCTGTCATAACAAGCGGAGGTCTTGGTTTGGGGTTAGGCCTCGGTGGAGTCGGCTTGGGAAGCGGAGGAGGAGGCCGTCAAAGCCCTTCCGAGCGGAGAAAGGGCGTAAAGCAGGATCCAGAGTCTGACTCTGAGCTGGAGATCACAGACCTGAGCGACTGCAGCTCGGAGAACGAAAACGAGCCGGACTTCTCTCTGGGGAAGGAGCCAGGGTTGGGTGGTCGCTCACACCTTCTAGAGGCCAAATCCGGGGGTCTCGGGGGAGTCTTGCCCCCTCTCTCTTCTCTTCCTCCACCTGTGTCTCCGCATCCCCTCAAAAGTCTGGGACCCCTGACTCCTCCACCGTCATCCCTGCCttcttctctctctccctccctcactATGGTCGACCGGCACAGGGAAACAGAGACACTTAAACTTGCTCACAGTTAA